In Pseudomonas poae, a single genomic region encodes these proteins:
- a CDS encoding toxin, with product MALSYSSGVGNSPFGFGWSKTINAIARRASKGVPTYTDEDLFVGPDGVVLMPERDSRDGTVTSRTETHYLAIAVGSHQVTRFWPRSEGAFALIERWTADADRSVFWLIHTADGNLHLYGKTTDSRRADPDDPSRVAAWLIQESVDPRGQHVAYEYKPDSDPPNPDEPHDYRAQRFLSCVHYGNAQASEHLYSWAAAGWNDVRWHFHLVFDYGGRPHAMDAVPGYDEVQPWSTRTDAFSDYSYGFELRIRRLCHQVLMFHSFTQLSDKPVLVQRLLFEHRVTALGYTHLVAAHSQACDGEGRLHSRPPTEFAYQAFTPRLGTVGYQPFDAMPGLNDGLSYQLVDLFGEGMAGVLYRSDKAWYYRAPRRADPAEVPDQVAYDEWRELARIPAADSTKSVRQFLADITGDGSLDWVVSQPGWSGFFTCKTDGTWGTFTTLSAVPNEFFHPLAQMTDLMGAGLQDLVMIGPRSVRLYPSHRAEGFAVAQEVDRDIDDDRLPVFSDARNQLVAFADVLGSGQQHLVEVRHDQIKCWPNLGRGHFGKGFVWQKLPFTYDEFDASRILLADFDGSGAVDLVWLQPDCALIYMNRCGNGFDDEPLRLPWPAGVTWDRFCQVSAADLQGQGFSSLVLTVPHRDPRHWRCDLIQTKPYLLCATNNNLGAAGNIVYRSSAQEWLDEKAELTVRSAAAVSHLPFSMPLVSVQTQTDEITGNQLTQRFSYRNGFYDGVEREFLGFGQQISSDSETQAHAEREEGYTAPVLRKTWFHVGPELKPPRDDFFKGDPKAEPLGETLLSHYHQTDKVDQWVEADELARAHMRYALAGQISRSETYALDKPDGVPYAVEEHRYALRRLDPPIGGTHARYPVMQVLPLENITYQYEQDATDPMCQKTLSLAWDEFGNLTQGVAVAYARRLTAAADPACALDPGTIAPEKRWWCDAHDSAQQSYYLTETRAQFIHLNNMQGWRLGLPYVQRSNALVLKKGAGPDGLTPESISFEHFTASTPENPLNLSAQRVLVGQSLQRYRKLPENTTWAEGQADFWHCRTIWRSPNSTSTP from the coding sequence TTGGCGCTGAGCTACAGCAGCGGCGTGGGCAACAGCCCATTTGGCTTCGGCTGGAGCAAGACGATCAATGCCATTGCTCGGCGTGCATCCAAGGGTGTGCCCACCTATACCGATGAAGATTTATTTGTTGGCCCTGATGGCGTTGTGTTGATGCCGGAACGGGACAGCCGCGACGGCACAGTGACATCTAGGACCGAGACCCATTACCTCGCTATAGCCGTGGGCAGTCACCAAGTGACGCGTTTTTGGCCAAGGTCCGAAGGCGCATTCGCGTTGATCGAGCGCTGGACCGCCGACGCCGACCGCAGCGTGTTCTGGTTGATTCATACGGCGGACGGCAACCTGCATCTGTATGGAAAGACTACCGATTCACGCAGGGCCGACCCTGACGACCCGTCACGGGTAGCGGCCTGGCTGATTCAGGAAAGCGTCGATCCTCGCGGTCAACATGTGGCCTATGAATACAAGCCCGACAGTGATCCACCTAATCCCGACGAGCCCCACGACTATCGCGCCCAGCGTTTTCTGAGCTGTGTGCATTACGGCAACGCGCAAGCCAGTGAGCACCTTTACTCATGGGCGGCCGCTGGCTGGAACGATGTGCGGTGGCACTTTCACCTGGTGTTTGATTACGGTGGACGCCCTCACGCAATGGACGCGGTGCCCGGGTATGACGAAGTTCAACCTTGGAGCACGCGTACCGATGCGTTCTCGGACTACAGCTACGGTTTCGAACTACGGATTCGACGTCTTTGCCATCAAGTCCTGATGTTTCACAGCTTTACGCAGCTGAGCGACAAACCGGTGCTGGTGCAGCGATTGTTGTTTGAACATCGTGTCACTGCGCTGGGCTACACCCATCTGGTGGCGGCTCACTCCCAGGCCTGTGATGGAGAAGGCAGGCTCCACAGTCGTCCGCCTACGGAATTCGCCTACCAGGCATTTACTCCCCGGCTGGGCACCGTGGGCTACCAGCCTTTCGATGCAATGCCCGGCTTGAATGACGGCCTTAGCTATCAACTGGTGGACTTGTTTGGTGAAGGGATGGCTGGCGTGTTGTATCGCAGCGACAAAGCCTGGTACTACCGCGCGCCCAGGCGCGCAGATCCGGCTGAGGTCCCCGATCAGGTCGCTTATGACGAGTGGCGTGAACTGGCGCGTATTCCTGCCGCCGACAGCACCAAATCGGTACGTCAATTTCTCGCAGATATCACCGGTGATGGCAGCCTCGACTGGGTTGTGTCCCAGCCGGGATGGAGCGGCTTTTTCACCTGCAAGACGGACGGCACTTGGGGCACATTCACCACCCTGAGTGCGGTGCCCAATGAGTTTTTCCATCCGCTGGCGCAAATGACGGACCTGATGGGCGCAGGTTTGCAAGACCTAGTGATGATCGGTCCACGTAGCGTGCGCCTTTACCCCAGCCACCGCGCTGAAGGTTTTGCTGTTGCCCAAGAGGTTGACCGCGATATCGACGATGACCGGCTGCCGGTGTTCAGCGATGCACGCAACCAACTGGTGGCCTTCGCTGACGTGCTGGGCAGTGGGCAGCAGCACCTGGTCGAAGTGCGCCATGACCAGATCAAGTGTTGGCCCAACTTGGGACGTGGCCACTTCGGCAAAGGTTTTGTGTGGCAAAAACTACCGTTTACCTACGATGAATTCGACGCGTCCCGGATACTGCTCGCCGACTTCGATGGCTCGGGCGCAGTCGACCTGGTGTGGCTCCAGCCCGACTGCGCGCTGATCTACATGAATCGCTGCGGCAACGGTTTTGACGACGAGCCACTGCGCCTGCCCTGGCCAGCCGGTGTCACGTGGGACCGCTTTTGCCAGGTCAGCGCCGCCGACCTGCAAGGGCAGGGGTTCTCCAGCCTGGTGTTGACCGTGCCGCATAGGGATCCCCGGCATTGGCGTTGCGACCTGATTCAGACCAAACCGTACTTATTGTGCGCGACTAACAACAACCTCGGCGCTGCGGGAAATATCGTCTACCGCAGCTCAGCCCAGGAATGGTTAGATGAAAAAGCGGAGTTGACAGTAAGAAGCGCCGCTGCGGTCAGCCATCTGCCGTTCTCCATGCCCCTGGTCAGCGTCCAGACCCAAACCGATGAAATCACCGGCAACCAACTGACCCAGCGCTTTTCCTACCGCAACGGCTTTTACGACGGCGTAGAGCGTGAGTTCCTTGGGTTCGGCCAGCAGATTTCCAGTGACAGCGAAACCCAGGCTCATGCCGAGCGTGAGGAGGGCTACACCGCGCCGGTGCTGCGTAAAACCTGGTTTCATGTTGGCCCCGAACTAAAACCGCCCAGGGACGATTTCTTCAAGGGTGATCCAAAAGCTGAACCGTTGGGCGAGACGCTGCTCAGTCACTATCACCAGACCGACAAGGTCGATCAGTGGGTCGAAGCTGATGAGCTTGCGCGTGCGCACATGCGCTACGCGCTGGCGGGGCAGATATCGCGCAGCGAAACCTATGCACTGGATAAGCCTGATGGCGTGCCCTATGCCGTCGAGGAACACCGTTATGCGTTGCGCCGGCTGGACCCACCGATAGGCGGCACCCATGCGCGCTACCCCGTGATGCAAGTATTGCCACTGGAAAACATTACCTACCAATACGAACAAGACGCCACAGACCCCATGTGTCAGAAGACCCTGAGCCTGGCCTGGGATGAGTTCGGCAACCTGACTCAAGGGGTCGCCGTGGCCTACGCGCGGCGACTGACGGCCGCCGCCGACCCTGCCTGCGCCCTCGACCCTGGTACCATTGCGCCTGAAAAACGCTGGTGGTGCGACGCCCATGATTCGGCGCAACAGTCTTATTACCTGACAGAGACCCGCGCGCAGTTCATCCATCTGAACAACATGCAGGGCTGGCGTTTGGGCCTGCCGTATGTGCAACGCAGCAACGCATTGGTCTTGAAAAAAGGCGCCGGGCCGGATGGTTTGACGCCCGAAAGCATCAGTTTTGAGCACTTCACCGCGTCAACGCCAGAGAACCCTCTCAACCTCAGCGCGCAGCGGGTACTAGTCGGGCAATCGCTACAGCGTTATCGCAAATTGCCGGAGAACACGACATGGGCCGAAGGGCAGGCCGATTTTTGGCATTGCCGGACTATCTGGAGGTCGCCGAACTCGACAAGCACGCCCTGA
- a CDS encoding SDR family oxidoreductase, whose product MPNVLITGCSSGIGRALADAFKTAGFNVWASARRPEDVAGLSAAGFNAVELDVNDSVALQRLAEQLGELDVLVNNAGYGAMGPLLDGGTEAMQRQFETNVFSIVGVTQALFPALRRGKGLVVNIGSVSGVLVTPFAGAYCASKAAVHALSDALRMELAPFGVRVMEVQPGAIDTSFAKNAGVQAELLISEKSPWWPLREGIRARSQASQNNPTPASRFAAQVLKGVQQPAPPRLLRAGNGSRALPLMAALLPKGLLESVLKKRFGLERSL is encoded by the coding sequence ATGCCTAACGTACTCATCACCGGCTGTTCCAGCGGCATCGGCCGCGCCCTGGCAGATGCCTTCAAAACCGCAGGTTTCAACGTGTGGGCCAGCGCCCGCCGCCCGGAAGACGTCGCCGGTTTATCAGCCGCAGGCTTCAATGCCGTCGAACTGGACGTCAACGACAGCGTCGCCTTGCAACGCCTGGCCGAACAACTGGGCGAACTGGATGTGCTGGTCAACAACGCCGGCTACGGCGCCATGGGCCCGCTGCTCGACGGCGGCACCGAAGCCATGCAACGCCAATTCGAAACCAACGTGTTCTCCATCGTCGGCGTGACCCAGGCACTGTTCCCGGCCTTGCGTCGCGGCAAAGGATTGGTGGTGAATATCGGCAGTGTTTCCGGGGTGCTGGTCACGCCGTTTGCCGGGGCTTACTGCGCATCCAAAGCCGCCGTGCATGCGCTGAGTGACGCCTTGCGTATGGAGCTGGCGCCATTTGGAGTGCGGGTGATGGAAGTGCAACCGGGGGCGATAGACACAAGCTTCGCGAAAAACGCGGGCGTGCAGGCTGAGTTGTTGATCAGCGAGAAATCTCCCTGGTGGCCGCTGCGTGAAGGTATTCGTGCACGCTCCCAGGCCTCGCAGAACAACCCCACACCGGCCAGTCGGTTTGCCGCGCAAGTGCTCAAAGGCGTACAACAACCCGCGCCACCGCGCTTGTTACGCGCCGGAAACGGCAGCCGGGCGTTGCCGTTGATGGCAGCCCTGTTGCCCAAAGGTTTATTGGAAAGCGTGTTGAAGAAGCGCTTTGGCTTGGAACGGAGTTTGTAA
- a CDS encoding DUF4440 domain-containing protein — translation MIDYSDFFEEVIQTHVEIEQWFAGVAPEGTLQSLLARFSPEFSMIAPATGTRVNAAGVNALFTRLGGMRPGLKITLSEMAGIDRHARGATVTYREHQVDDSGTQTDRRATVVFEKQASGALLWRHLHETFIKA, via the coding sequence ATGATCGACTACAGCGACTTTTTCGAAGAAGTGATCCAGACCCACGTCGAGATCGAACAATGGTTCGCCGGTGTCGCGCCCGAAGGCACGTTGCAAAGCCTGCTCGCGCGCTTCTCCCCGGAGTTCAGCATGATCGCCCCCGCCACCGGTACACGGGTAAATGCTGCCGGGGTCAACGCTTTATTCACGCGCCTGGGCGGCATGCGGCCGGGGTTGAAGATCACGTTGAGTGAAATGGCCGGGATTGATCGGCATGCGCGAGGTGCCACGGTGACGTATCGCGAGCATCAGGTGGATGACAGCGGTACGCAGACAGATCGCCGCGCCACCGTGGTATTCGAAAAACAGGCCAGCGGCGCCCTGCTGTGGCGCCACCTGCACGAAACCTTCATCAAGGCCTGA
- a CDS encoding DUF1656 domain-containing protein — translation MPREIAFHGIYMPTMTLMFLIAAGLAWGLDRFLAGFDLYRFFWHPALLRLSLFVCLFGALALTVYR, via the coding sequence ATGCCCCGTGAAATCGCGTTCCACGGCATCTACATGCCGACCATGACCTTGATGTTCCTGATCGCGGCGGGGCTGGCCTGGGGGCTGGATCGTTTCCTGGCCGGGTTCGACCTGTACCGTTTTTTCTGGCACCCGGCGTTGCTGCGCCTGAGCCTGTTCGTCTGCCTGTTCGGCGCCCTGGCGCTGACCGTCTACCGTTGA
- a CDS encoding D-glycerate dehydrogenase, with amino-acid sequence MKKTVLAFSRVTPQMIERLQQDFEVIAPNPKLGDINAQFNEALPHAHGLIGVGRKLGREQLQGASKLEVVSSVSVGYDNYDVPYFNERGIMLTNTPDVLTESTADLAFALLMSSARRVAELDAWTKAGQWKASVGAPLFGCDVHGKTLGIVGMGNIGAAVARRGRLGFNMPILYSGNSRKTELEQELGAQFRSLDQLLAESDFVCLVVPLSDKTRHLISTRELGLMKSSAILINISRGPVVDEPALIEALQTQRIRGAGLDVYEQEPLSESPLFQLSNAVTLPHIGSATNETREAMANRALENLRSALLGQRPQDLVNPQVWKG; translated from the coding sequence ATGAAAAAGACTGTCCTCGCCTTCAGCCGTGTCACCCCGCAGATGATCGAACGCCTGCAACAGGATTTCGAGGTGATCGCGCCTAACCCCAAGCTGGGTGATATCAACGCTCAATTCAATGAAGCCCTGCCCCACGCCCACGGTTTGATCGGGGTGGGCCGCAAGCTGGGCCGCGAGCAGTTGCAAGGTGCGAGCAAGCTGGAAGTGGTGTCCAGCGTGTCGGTGGGCTACGACAACTACGACGTGCCCTACTTCAATGAACGCGGGATCATGCTCACCAACACCCCCGACGTGCTCACCGAAAGCACCGCCGACCTGGCCTTTGCCCTGTTGATGAGCAGCGCACGCCGTGTGGCCGAACTGGATGCCTGGACCAAAGCCGGCCAGTGGAAAGCCAGCGTGGGTGCGCCGCTGTTCGGTTGCGACGTGCACGGCAAGACCTTGGGCATCGTCGGCATGGGCAATATCGGCGCAGCCGTGGCCCGTCGCGGTCGCCTGGGTTTCAACATGCCGATCCTGTACAGCGGCAACAGCCGCAAGACTGAGCTTGAGCAGGAGCTGGGCGCCCAGTTCCGCAGCCTGGACCAGTTGCTGGCCGAGTCGGACTTCGTGTGCCTGGTGGTGCCGTTGAGCGACAAGACTCGCCACCTGATCAGCACCCGCGAGCTGGGCCTGATGAAGTCCAGCGCAATCCTGATCAACATCTCTCGCGGCCCGGTGGTGGATGAGCCGGCGCTGATCGAAGCGCTGCAAACCCAACGTATTCGGGGTGCCGGGCTGGATGTGTATGAGCAGGAGCCGTTGAGCGAGTCGCCGTTGTTCCAATTGAGCAATGCGGTGACCTTGCCGCACATCGGCTCGGCGACGAATGAAACCCGCGAAGCCATGGCCAACCGCGCCCTGGAAAACCTGCGCAGCGCCCTGCTGGGCCAGCGTCCGCAGGACCTGGTGAACCCGCAGGTCTGGAAGGGCTGA